In one window of Pelagicoccus sp. SDUM812003 DNA:
- a CDS encoding Pycsar system effector family protein has translation MQDSDSSDPKFQAIARASILSGIENKHTQYVSMADRRAQGLLTISAVLSPIAISRIGSPTYFPAVVVFLLGAVVTIISASLCLNPKRYRRIKEDDRFLFHFSYISRQERDSYLRDMADAISDTSLLAREVAKDLYHLSHDVLIPKFRWLRIAYGSFVVSLCLALLVLIASVVSARP, from the coding sequence ATGCAAGACAGCGACAGCAGCGATCCCAAGTTCCAGGCCATCGCCCGGGCTTCCATCCTCTCCGGCATCGAAAACAAGCACACCCAATACGTCTCCATGGCGGACCGGCGGGCCCAAGGGCTGCTTACCATTTCAGCCGTGCTTTCTCCCATCGCCATTTCGCGAATCGGTTCACCGACCTATTTCCCCGCGGTGGTCGTCTTCCTCCTCGGCGCCGTCGTCACCATCATCAGCGCCTCGCTTTGCCTGAACCCCAAGCGATACCGTCGCATCAAGGAGGACGATCGGTTCCTCTTCCACTTCTCGTACATCAGCCGACAGGAGCGTGACAGCTATCTACGCGACATGGCGGACGCCATCAGCGACACCAGCCTGCTGGCGCGCGAGGTGGCGAAAGACCTCTACCACCTCAGCCACGACGTGCTGATCCCAAAGTTTCGCTGGCTCCGTATCGCATATGGCTCCTTCGTGGTCAGTCTTTGCCTGGCGTTGCTCGTTCTTATTGCAAGCGTGGTGAGCGCCAGGCCGTAG
- a CDS encoding DoxX family protein, whose protein sequence is MPSTKPKLIAWIAQILAAAIMGQTLFFKFSGHPDSIAIFSELGVEPWGRYTTGIIEVLACLLLLAPRTAIWGAILGAGVMAGAILGHLAQLGFEGERGQLASLAVIVLLSCLAIVYLRRAELPFSKKGVA, encoded by the coding sequence ATGCCCTCCACAAAACCCAAACTCATCGCCTGGATCGCTCAGATCCTTGCCGCGGCCATCATGGGCCAGACCTTATTCTTCAAATTTAGCGGGCACCCGGATTCCATCGCCATTTTTAGCGAGCTCGGCGTCGAACCTTGGGGGCGCTACACGACGGGTATTATCGAAGTCCTGGCTTGCCTGCTGCTTCTAGCGCCGCGAACGGCGATCTGGGGAGCTATACTCGGAGCCGGGGTGATGGCAGGCGCCATCCTCGGGCACCTCGCCCAGTTGGGATTCGAGGGAGAGCGCGGTCAGCTCGCTTCTCTAGCGGTCATCGTGCTGCTGAGCTGCCTCGCAATCGTCTACTTGCGGCGAGCTGAACTGCCTTTTTCGAAAAAAGGCGTCGCCTAG
- a CDS encoding BLUF domain-containing protein: MTTCRLIYRSIANEDALDNEGLASLLDTCVDNNNRDGITGMLVLSGDQFLQVLEGPSDKVNQLYGKIVADDRHHDVTLVSYEQIANRYFEDWSMRLVDLFDLPMQQRTFLMQKYSFTDDVIQIPEQLNQVYSLLMDAKAFCVVEPWKKSEA, from the coding sequence ATGACAACTTGCCGACTCATCTACCGCAGCATCGCAAACGAAGACGCCTTGGACAACGAGGGACTAGCCTCGCTGCTCGACACCTGCGTAGACAACAACAACCGCGACGGCATCACAGGCATGCTGGTCCTTTCTGGAGATCAGTTTTTGCAAGTCCTCGAGGGTCCCAGCGACAAGGTGAACCAACTCTACGGGAAGATCGTAGCCGACGATCGGCATCACGACGTGACGCTCGTGAGCTACGAGCAGATCGCCAATCGCTATTTCGAGGACTGGTCGATGCGGCTTGTCGACCTGTTCGATCTACCGATGCAGCAGCGCACTTTCCTCATGCAGAAGTACAGCTTCACCGATGACGTCATCCAAATCCCCGAGCAGCTCAACCAGGTGTATTCTCTGCTCATGGACGCAAAAGCATTCTGCGTGGTCGAGCCTTGGAAAAAAAGCGAGGCCTAG